One segment of Ipomoea triloba cultivar NCNSP0323 chromosome 12, ASM357664v1 DNA contains the following:
- the LOC115999536 gene encoding uncharacterized protein LOC115999536, protein MVSANPDLMHKVVALCWSIWTCRNALVWNQKAWDSRNVLHMASSLFLSWSEFIMHETQGPVNSLHAVSGDNDLGDLIHIHVDATVNPSEEDGYVAAVVHEGNGDYLAARSSKVRCLHDPHLAEAIAIKEALSWAKDCDWRKIIIFSDCQVVCSLLKSGSPNLSYAGCVLQECLNLKRHFDSVSFSFIPRSANKLTHALTRATNSQSGPRLWFNSIPDCIRHLIND, encoded by the coding sequence ATGGTGTCAGCAAATCCAGATTTAATGCACAAGGTTGTGGCATTGTGCTGGTCTATTTGGACTTGCCGAAATGCACTGGTATGGAACCAAAAAGCTTGGGACTCTAGGAATGTTTTACATATGGcttcttctttatttctttcctGGAGTGAGTTTATTATGCATGAGACCCAAGGCCCTGTTAATTCTTTGCATGCTGTCAGTGGTGATAATGATCTTGGAGACTTAATTCACATTCATGTTGACGCAACTGTTAATCCCAGTGAGGAGGATGGTTATGTCGCTGCTGTTGTTCATGAGGGGAATGGCGACTACTTGGCGGCTAGAAGTTCAAAAGTCAGGTGTTTACACGACCCCCATCTTGCCGAAGCTATAGCGATAAAGGAAGCTCTTTCCTGGGCTAAGGATTGCGATTGGCGGAAGATCATTATTTTTTCGGATTGTCAAGTGGTTTGCTCATTATTGAAGTCGGGTTCCCCGAATTTATCCTATGCTGGTTGTGTTCTTCAAGAATGTCTCAATCTTAAACGACATTTTGATTCTGTGTCGTTCAGTTTTATTCCTAGATCAGCGAATAAGTTGACTCACGCTTTAACTAGAGCTACTAATTCTCAGTCTGGTCCTCGTTTATGGTTTAATTCTATTCCTGATTGTATTCGACAtttgattaatgattaa
- the LOC116000486 gene encoding uncharacterized protein LOC116000486, with translation MDVKTIFVLFTLIIFPLIMVEATKVEIIEATGVFDNGEGPRLTLHGPHIAGKDDGELMGSEDPLEEEYVSSFNNNVPVVVVPDSGDLMIPVPVADIEKLGRRLLVAAVESNSSAAPGY, from the exons ATGGATGTAAAAACAATATTTGTGCTCTTTACTCTAATAATATTCCCATTAATAATGGTAGAAGCGACTAAAGTTGAGATTATTGAAGCCACAGGTGTGTTCGATAATGGAGAAGGGCCACGTCTAACCCTCCACGGACCTCATATAG CTGGAAAAGACGACGGCGAGCTGATGGGTAGTGAGGATCCACTTGAAGAAGAGTATGTTTCTTCTTTCAATAATAACGTCCCCGTCGTCGTCGTCCCTGATTCCGGCGATCTGATGATTCCGGTTCCGGTGGCGGATATAGAGAAGCTTGGTCGTCGCCTCCTAGTTGCGGCGGTGGAGTCCAATTCCAGCGCTGCGCCGGGCTATTAG